The Bos javanicus breed banteng chromosome 21, ARS-OSU_banteng_1.0, whole genome shotgun sequence genome includes a region encoding these proteins:
- the GPR132 gene encoding probable G-protein coupled receptor 132, translated as MPGNTTLETGPALGALSTGGSPHTCDVPFDESRVLLVTVYSGVCALGLPANGLTAWLTLLQARQGHVLAVYLFCLALCELLYISTLPLWVIYIQHGHHWPLSPWACKAAAYIFFCNLYLSILFLCCISCDRFLAVVYALETRGRRHQKTAILVSAAVFLLVGLVHSPVFKMEHNGTCFETLPMDRRVAGYYYARFTVGFAVPLFIIAVTNQRIFRTVQLSTSLSTAQKAKVRLLAIAVVAIFLVCFAPYHLVLLIKAVAFSYYRGAADLVCTLEIRLYTVSVVFLSLATVNSVADPIIYVLAAEATRQEVCRMHKGWKKWSTKTDNTKLTCSKDSDEARSPMSLTNSYGFPEPVHPPGPSPGSPEGLAEGSC; from the exons ATGCCAG GAAACACCACGCTGGAGACCGGCCCTGCGCTGGGGGCCCTGTCGACGGGCGGGTCTCCCCACACATGCGACGTGCCCTTCGACGAGAGCAGGGTGCTCCTGGTGACCGTGTACAGTGGCGTGTGTGCGCTGGGCCTGCCGGCCAACGGCCTGACGGCGTGGCTCACGCTGCTGCAGGCACGTCAGGGCCACGTGCTGGCCGTCTACCTCTTCTGCCTGGCGCTCTGCGAGCTGCTCTACATCAGCACCCTGCCGCTCTGGGTCATCTACATCCAGCACGGGCACCACTGGCCGCTCAGCCCCTGGGCCTGCAAGGCGGCCGCCTACATCTTCTTCTGCAATCTCTACCTCAGCATCCTCTTCCTGTGCTGCATCTCCTGCGACCGCTTCCTGGCGGTGGTGTACGCGCTGGAGACGCGGGGCCGCCGCCACCAGAAGACCGCCATCCTCGTCTCCGCGGCGGTCTTCCTTCTCGTCGGGCTCGTCCACTCCCCGGTGTTCAAGATGGAGCACAACGGAACCTGCTTCGAGACGCTGCCGATGGACCGCAGGGTGGCCGGGTACTACTACGCGCGCTTCACGGTGGGCTTTGCTGTCCCGCTGTTCATCATCGCCGTCACCAACCAGCGCATCTTCAGGACCGTCCAGCTGAGCACCAGCCTGAGCACCGCCCAGAAGGCCAAGGTGAGGCTCCTGGCCATCGCGGTCGTGGCCATCTTCCTGGTCTGCTTCGCCCCCTATCACCTGGTGCTCCTGATCAAAGCCGTCGCCTTTTCCTACTACAGAGGGGCCGCAGACCTCGTGTGCACCCTTGAAATCCGCCTGTACACGGTCTCCGTGGTGTTCCTGAGCCTGGCCACCGTGAACAGTGTGGCTGACCCCATCATCTACGTGCTGGCCGCGGAAGCGACACGCCAGGAAGTGTGCAGAATGCACAAGGGGTGGAAAAAGTGGTCCACGAAGACTGACAACACCAAGCTCACGTGCTCGAAGGACTCAGATGAGGCACGGTCGCCCATGTCCCTCACAAACAGCTACGGCTTCCCTGAGCCCGTCCACCCACCGGGGCCATCGCCAGGCTCCCCAGAGGGGCTGGCCGAGGGGTCCTGCTGA